In Papaver somniferum cultivar HN1 unplaced genomic scaffold, ASM357369v1 unplaced-scaffold_6590, whole genome shotgun sequence, the DNA window TTCACGGGAGCCATATGGTCCAGTTCGGTGCGGATTGACCCGACTAAGCCGGACCAAAACCGATTACATTACACCCATCGAATTATTTGCATTTGATAAAAAGGCACCCAAATGCTAAACCTCCATCCAGTCCTCCCCCCACCTGTACACGCCGCCTTAATGGCTTCTTCGTCTCGTAATCGACAACAAGAAGATTCATACATCGAATATGGTGTTTCATACTTAAAGATCTACAATATGAAGAGTTGTGATGAGGTATCCGATCCATCTCTCTCTTTTGATTTTAGGGCTTttcgattttaattttatttatcttGTGTTAATTGTAGGATTGTGCTGATCATCACCAGAGCGATCCACATCCAGATTTTATGGATATTGATCATACCACTGAAGAAGAACGACCCCCATATGTTATAGTTGTTCACGGCCCTCCCAAGGTGATTAGTTGTActttaattagggtttatttatAACTTCTGTTTCCTTCCTATTTTTGTTGAATTTATCAATGTAATAGGCTTATCTATGCACATATGACTGTTGATTTATAGATGTATATATATAGGCTTATCTATACATATATTTCCGATTTCCGATTATTGAATACAAATTTCTGTTGTATTTCTGTCTTAGGTCGGTAAAACTCTCTTAATAAAGTGTCTGGTGGATTTCTATACCAAGGGAAGTCATTCTGACATGGCAGGCCCGATTAGGATTGTAGCAGGTATATTTATTTGTTGTTTCATCTTAAAATTATTCTCCTGTCGATAGTCTCTTGATGTTTTGGTTATGTGGTTTGTATTAGGAAACAAAAGACGGATACAGTTTGTGGAGTGCCCCAATAATGTCAATGGCATGATTGACGCTGCAAAGTATGCCGATGCTGTGATATTCCTCATCGATGCGGGTTATGAGTTTGAGATGGTATTCTTCCATTACCCCTTTGTTTCTTACCCTTCAACTTTTGTGATACACAAGTGTTGGACGATCTGATTAGTATGCTTTTGTTGATTTTAGGAAACATTTGAGTTCCTCGAACTTTTGAAAGTTCATGGCATGCCCAAGGTTATGGGGGTGCTTACATATCTTGATAGCTTCAAGAGAGAATATGTACTCACAAGGACTCGGCAAAGCCTCTTGGACCAGTTTCAGACTCAAATATGCAAAGGAGCACAGCTATTCTGCTTATCTAGTCTTCATAATGGGATGTAAGTTTCTAAGATGAACACCGCTAAGTTGCTTCTTGTAATTCTTCTGCCTatcttattagttttttttttctttcatagcCGAATCAATTTGTTACCCAAGGGACTCACCTAAAGGCGGGAAACAGTGTATTTAAGGAATGCCAATAGAAACGTCTAATTCAGCTTATTTGGCGGTTAACAGGTACTTGGAGAAAGAAATTAGCGAACTGGCAAACTACATATCCACCATGGAGTTCCATCCTTTGTCATGGCGCGCTGCACGTCCTTATATGCTGGTAGATCATTTTAAAGATGTCACTCCTCAAGAGACAGTCCAAATGGATAATGAATGCCCGAGAAACATTATCTTGGAAGGGTACCTTCGAGGATGTCACATCGAGGAAGGAACTAAGGTAACTAGGTTAACTGGCGACGGACTTGCTTTTTGTTATATCACTTTTTGAAACTAGAAACAACTTTTGTGGACATACTCGTCTTGTTCTGTCACATAGTATATTGTATCTGTATCATCATCCTTTATATTTAGTCTGTACTTGAAATTTTGTTACGCACTGACTTAAGGTTTATTTCCAGGTGCATATTGCTGGAGTTGGTGATTTCCAGTTAGCTAGCGTGACAAGCTTAGCTGATCCATTTCCTGTTGATAGCGGTCTTGCTGAGTTAACCTGCATGGAGTGCGGGTGTGTCAGAGCAGGGTCTTATGTTAGCCTTAAGTTCCACAACATTCCATTTGAAATGGTTAAAAATCATAATCCTTGTCAGCCTATTCTCGTTGGAGGTATCA includes these proteins:
- the LOC113343791 gene encoding ribosome biogenesis protein bms1-like, which encodes MASSSRNRQQEDSYIEYGVSYLKIYNMKSCDEDCADHHQSDPHPDFMDIDHTTEEERPPYVIVVHGPPKVGKTLLIKCLVDFYTKGSHSDMAGPIRIVAGNKRRIQFVECPNNVNGMIDAAKYADAVIFLIDAGYEFEMETFEFLELLKVHGMPKVMGVLTYLDSFKREYVLTRTRQSLLDQFQTQICKGAQLFCLSSLHNGMYLEKEISELANYISTMEFHPLSWRAARPYMLVDHFKDVTPQETVQMDNECPRNIILEGYLRGCHIEEGTKVHIAGVGDFQLASVTSLADPFPVDSGLAELTCMECGCVRAGSYVSLKFHNIPFEMVKNHNPCQPILVGGITIEEEAVGCIQAKLELHSWHLKLLKSKDPIIVSVGWRRYQTRPIYTLEDCRGIYRFLEHTPRNRLCYAVFWGPLAPPNTGLAVVQSLADNKHRAAFRFLAKASVVDVNKAARIVKKIKRFGTPCKISQKTVFIKGMFKSDLEIANFKDAKLRTASGVSGKINE